The Pseudomonas iranensis genome includes a window with the following:
- a CDS encoding MBL fold metallo-hydrolase, translated as MNLLKNSFKSLAMIGLIGSMGLTATIAYAAPQNIYEQAAGYYRQAVGDAVVTAVYDGYIDLNPQHLSGMSQADIHKRIFDEYQKASPMVQTAVNAFLVKIGDQLVLIDSGSSDCFGPTMGRMVDNIRAAGFAPEEVNAVLLTHMHPDHACGVTLPDGKAAFPNATVWAAKGDADYWLDVNQEKSLPVDQRPFFKMARDAMAPYLATGRFKTFEDGASIVPGVEALSSHGHTPGHTSYLVSSAGKKMLVWGDIVHVHSVQLAHPEVTIAVDVDPKAAIASRQRLLAKAVDGRWLVAAAHLPFPGLGHVRKEAEGYSWIPAEYRNPINSEK; from the coding sequence ATGAATCTTTTGAAAAACTCTTTTAAGTCATTAGCCATGATTGGTTTGATCGGCTCTATGGGCTTAACCGCTACAATCGCTTACGCTGCACCACAAAACATCTACGAACAAGCAGCCGGGTATTATCGCCAAGCAGTAGGGGATGCTGTTGTTACAGCTGTATATGATGGATACATAGATCTAAACCCTCAGCATCTTTCAGGCATGTCCCAAGCGGATATTCATAAGCGTATCTTTGATGAATATCAAAAAGCTTCCCCAATGGTGCAGACCGCGGTAAATGCCTTCTTGGTAAAGATCGGCGATCAACTCGTTCTCATCGATTCAGGTTCTTCAGATTGCTTCGGCCCGACTATGGGCCGCATGGTAGATAATATTCGCGCGGCGGGATTCGCTCCGGAAGAAGTCAATGCAGTGCTGCTCACTCACATGCATCCTGATCACGCCTGCGGTGTGACTCTTCCCGACGGCAAAGCTGCCTTCCCGAATGCGACGGTATGGGCAGCCAAAGGTGATGCCGATTACTGGCTCGATGTGAATCAAGAAAAAAGCTTGCCCGTCGACCAACGCCCTTTCTTCAAAATGGCCCGGGATGCTATGGCGCCATATTTGGCAACCGGGCGCTTCAAGACTTTTGAAGACGGTGCTTCTATCGTGCCCGGCGTAGAGGCCCTATCATCTCATGGCCATACTCCGGGTCATACCTCTTATCTGGTGAGCTCAGCGGGGAAAAAGATGTTGGTTTGGGGTGATATCGTGCACGTCCACTCGGTTCAACTTGCTCATCCCGAGGTCACTATTGCAGTTGATGTGGATCCGAAAGCTGCCATCGCCTCGCGTCAGCGATTGTTAGCAAAAGCCGTTGACGGACGGTGGCTTGTAGCAGCTGCCCACCTCCCGTTCCCTGGCCTGGGTCACGTACGCAAGGAAGCCGAAGGCTACAGCTGGATCCCTGCGGAATACCGTAACCCAATCAATTCTGAAAAGTGA
- a CDS encoding VOC family protein, which translates to MIDHLDHLVLTTIDVEACKDFYTRIMGMRVETFGEGRIAFHFGEQKINVHVRGHEIEPKAHLPVSGSLDLCFIASEPLEEVIAHFGKQGWPIKDGPVPRTGATGPIRSIYVRDPDLNLIEISENLVQEE; encoded by the coding sequence ATGATCGACCATCTAGACCATCTCGTACTGACAACTATCGACGTTGAGGCATGCAAGGATTTCTACACGCGAATTATGGGTATGCGTGTGGAGACCTTCGGCGAGGGGCGGATCGCTTTCCACTTCGGCGAACAAAAAATAAACGTTCATGTTCGAGGTCATGAGATTGAGCCGAAAGCACACCTTCCTGTTTCTGGGTCATTGGATCTCTGTTTCATCGCCAGCGAGCCTCTGGAGGAAGTGATCGCACATTTCGGCAAACAAGGTTGGCCGATCAAAGATGGGCCTGTACCGCGCACCGGGGCCACCGGGCCCATACGTTCGATTTACGTTCGTGACCCCGATCTAAATCTGATCGAGATCTCTGAAAACCTTGTTCAGGAAGAATGA
- a CDS encoding DUF7693 family protein — MVSNYCTDESMPVLTARDVCQVLRDAVFGRRVMIMLSAQTWDELYAGMFMVKIEGWSITVFNDCDELDYCEGCISPDGRRWSFDSGDRFGTDPIALLSVWGHQTLEKQLKER, encoded by the coding sequence ATGGTTTCAAACTACTGCACTGACGAATCTATGCCTGTACTCACAGCAAGGGATGTTTGCCAGGTACTGCGCGATGCAGTCTTCGGGCGACGAGTGATGATTATGCTAAGCGCTCAGACTTGGGATGAGCTCTATGCCGGAATGTTCATGGTAAAGATCGAAGGGTGGAGCATTACGGTCTTCAACGATTGTGATGAGCTCGACTACTGTGAAGGGTGCATAAGCCCAGATGGCCGGCGTTGGTCGTTCGATTCAGGAGACAGGTTCGGCACAGATCCTATTGCGCTGCTGTCTGTATGGGGACATCAAACGCTTGAGAAGCAACTGAAGGAGCGCTGA
- a CDS encoding autotransporter outer membrane beta-barrel domain-containing protein, translated as MTPPIPKPSSHQRMALPFESDIGGSWWEANLGVDYQADKKVTFFVSAGYQKSFDGDNHSYEGMLGVKYDF; from the coding sequence ATGACGCCACCCATCCCAAAACCGAGTTCTCATCAGCGAATGGCGCTGCCGTTCGAATCCGACATCGGTGGGAGTTGGTGGGAAGCCAATCTGGGCGTCGATTACCAAGCCGACAAGAAGGTGACCTTCTTCGTGTCGGCGGGCTACCAGAAGTCCTTCGATGGCGACAACCACAGCTATGAAGGGATGCTGGGGGTGAAATACGACTTCTGA
- a CDS encoding helix-turn-helix domain-containing protein, whose translation MSLKTGFATVLKAIRTSRGLTHKNMSGASSRGYMLKLEHGLSSPTVDKLIAISDAMGLSPLTLFTLTLSVESGQSVDALVQRLKADVADLEANGALQGFGISSLPDIRAIRVTSPRRREVACPSSQAELCFAE comes from the coding sequence ATGTCGCTCAAAACAGGATTCGCCACTGTACTGAAAGCTATCCGGACTAGCCGCGGGCTCACCCATAAGAACATGTCGGGTGCTAGCAGCCGTGGCTACATGCTGAAGCTGGAACATGGGCTTTCAAGCCCTACCGTCGACAAGCTGATAGCCATCAGTGATGCGATGGGGTTGAGCCCCCTCACACTGTTCACTCTGACGCTTAGCGTGGAGAGCGGCCAATCTGTTGATGCGCTCGTACAGCGACTCAAAGCTGACGTCGCAGATTTGGAAGCCAATGGGGCGCTTCAAGGCTTTGGGATCTCATCACTCCCAGATATCCGTGCGATACGGGTCACTTCTCCCCGCCGGCGGGAGGTTGCTTGCCCTTCCTCGCAAGCCGAGCTGTGCTTCGCGGAGTAG
- a CDS encoding YobI family P-loop NTPase, translating to MFIRLRAIYHRAVHAYTVWNNETRRQLAALKRYPCAVVAAYKAAYAFLATPTHENMFQPLTPVLIEPEKIQRYERELLNGLRNDQVRNIAITGEYGAGKSSVLRTFVHRHPEFVYAFVSLATFGKDNEISGATELVSDTDVASDSSRPSESSTKAGQESKSEANKAESDLVARIEETIVQQLLYAVPAKTLPKTRLKRIDQASGPKIWWKTLCYGALILAALRLYVPVAEKLPKIEPTWLMEWLLLIPSPLAVGIAALGCIHLLHTCLRLGSLFSIDGLTLKGGKLETTHHGSVLHKNIDEIIYCFERSSIDVVIIEDLDRFGIHDVFTRLREINFIIKQSPQVRRPVYFVYALRDEMFVVGEKTKFFDLIVPVIPVINSENSQEKMMELLNHRTFKSKPLGEHLERRLVETVCYYIDDLRLVKNIVNEFDMFSDILASSLRLEPNKLFAIVAIRNLHPGAYADLVKRRGAIYGVIKGLDAWKTLQNSANAKRLDDLRRERDERVFELANNVSELRAYVWFTLLRLTKFDIATHVLINGTRYTAQQFVTDEVFDLLMNHAGAVSMIIVDQYGGRNSSQDVSKAELLNATSYERRHALLGRRLSTIADEIAAVQRQSDLVIRMSFNTAVKKGYGEVVRNKLPGLNVVSYLMLQGFLDADYTDYLGYFYQGSLTPGDKDLILSLRRGVLPEVSTPVDSPNTVLEKLKSDELDEGRGIIVDLIACLSVRPTSFATNSADAQLSHILKSGLNEHPERMAVAVRELLNRTEAAEFIRAVYRLEPKLFQSLFDARDTGDAGGVFEGSEARQSLVKVIAGNLPESDFKTLADDASTDLIPTIDWLEDASRLMPGLESNVGAWAWLRAYPVQFASLGHMMSLADLERLIDWRCIKINLPMLSLICAKSEAGRDSKEAKSDPADVGIVSLRRLQALGINGLGDYLLSHADELAKALLDQSAVLDESSESLASLLAELDSNDDLADRLFDHTTCDLQALTDAPKHLWGKALESDRLAAKAEAVWIYYDKIIARDGHDSGDESGAESATLFTGFIARNASSLKSKLWQSTSADWTLQQYLLNSINISNDVLKVLLDGVVLQDLSMIKAVLPAGRWVMLVTSSFLPYSSEVRDIVLSTCPHLEGHYLAERWDLAKAEIDIGSLQLDSMLTLSRSKALPLTQKIQMWSGLSLETIESKPEAVPELGRVSTLANQAGEKFADSLTPVLRHLVRNASLTPEHRSEMLTQCLPGMKWPDVSAALALLDDEDFKTVSSKVKKIKIRNTESNQRLVGAMKSEGYLATVTPEDDVIIATTRPSSMTSENGWL from the coding sequence ATGTTCATTCGCTTGCGCGCCATTTATCACCGGGCAGTACATGCCTATACCGTCTGGAACAACGAGACTCGCCGCCAGCTGGCCGCCCTGAAGCGATACCCATGCGCGGTCGTCGCTGCTTACAAGGCCGCATATGCGTTCTTGGCCACGCCTACTCATGAAAATATGTTCCAGCCGCTAACCCCTGTGCTCATTGAGCCTGAGAAGATACAGCGGTATGAGCGTGAGTTATTGAACGGTCTGAGGAATGATCAAGTCAGGAACATCGCTATTACGGGGGAGTACGGGGCAGGGAAGAGCAGCGTGCTTCGCACCTTCGTCCACCGCCACCCAGAGTTTGTCTACGCGTTTGTTTCGTTGGCTACCTTCGGCAAGGATAACGAAATCTCCGGGGCGACTGAGCTTGTTAGCGATACCGACGTGGCCTCGGATTCTTCGCGGCCCTCCGAATCCTCCACCAAGGCAGGGCAGGAATCTAAATCCGAGGCAAACAAAGCTGAATCCGATCTGGTTGCTCGGATCGAGGAGACGATCGTCCAGCAGCTCCTGTACGCCGTCCCAGCAAAGACGCTTCCCAAGACCCGCCTTAAGAGAATCGATCAGGCTTCCGGCCCGAAGATATGGTGGAAAACGCTCTGCTATGGCGCCCTCATTTTGGCAGCACTCAGACTTTACGTTCCTGTGGCAGAAAAGCTGCCAAAGATCGAACCGACTTGGCTCATGGAATGGCTGCTGTTGATCCCGAGCCCGCTAGCCGTCGGGATCGCCGCGTTAGGGTGCATACACCTGCTACACACGTGTCTGAGGCTGGGTTCGCTGTTTAGTATCGATGGGTTGACTCTCAAAGGCGGCAAACTGGAGACCACCCACCATGGCTCCGTCCTGCATAAAAATATCGATGAGATCATTTACTGCTTTGAGCGCAGCAGCATTGACGTGGTGATCATTGAGGATCTCGACCGGTTCGGCATCCATGACGTGTTCACCCGATTGCGAGAAATCAATTTCATCATCAAGCAATCACCTCAGGTGAGAAGACCTGTCTATTTCGTCTATGCGCTACGCGATGAAATGTTCGTCGTTGGCGAAAAGACGAAATTTTTTGACCTCATCGTTCCAGTGATCCCAGTGATCAATTCGGAAAACTCCCAAGAAAAGATGATGGAGTTGCTGAACCATCGAACCTTCAAATCGAAACCCTTGGGCGAACATCTCGAGCGTCGATTGGTTGAGACAGTCTGCTACTACATCGACGACCTTCGGCTGGTTAAAAATATCGTCAATGAATTCGATATGTTCTCCGATATCCTTGCCAGCAGCCTACGCCTTGAGCCAAACAAGCTGTTTGCGATTGTCGCCATTCGCAATCTGCATCCCGGCGCGTACGCCGACCTGGTCAAACGGCGGGGGGCGATCTATGGGGTCATCAAGGGCCTCGATGCCTGGAAAACCCTGCAGAACAGCGCCAATGCCAAGCGACTTGACGACTTGCGGCGTGAGCGAGATGAGCGGGTCTTCGAACTGGCAAACAATGTCAGTGAATTGAGGGCCTACGTTTGGTTCACGCTTCTGCGATTGACCAAATTCGACATCGCAACCCATGTCTTAATCAATGGTACCCGGTACACGGCACAGCAGTTCGTGACCGACGAGGTGTTCGACCTATTAATGAATCATGCCGGGGCCGTCTCAATGATCATCGTCGATCAATATGGGGGGAGAAACTCATCTCAAGATGTCTCGAAGGCAGAGCTGCTCAACGCAACATCCTATGAGCGACGCCATGCCTTACTTGGGCGGCGACTTAGCACAATTGCGGACGAAATCGCAGCGGTGCAGAGGCAATCGGATCTGGTCATCCGGATGTCCTTCAATACCGCCGTCAAAAAAGGCTATGGGGAGGTCGTAAGAAACAAACTTCCGGGCTTGAACGTCGTGAGCTATCTGATGCTGCAGGGTTTCCTCGACGCCGACTACACGGACTACCTCGGTTATTTCTATCAAGGTTCGCTGACACCTGGCGACAAAGACCTGATCCTTTCGCTGAGACGTGGCGTGCTGCCTGAGGTATCCACGCCTGTCGACAGTCCGAATACCGTGCTGGAGAAGCTTAAGAGCGACGAACTCGACGAGGGCAGGGGGATCATCGTCGATTTGATCGCCTGTCTCAGCGTCCGACCAACCTCGTTCGCAACTAACTCAGCAGATGCCCAGCTAAGCCACATACTTAAGAGCGGCCTCAACGAACACCCCGAACGGATGGCCGTCGCTGTACGCGAACTTTTGAACCGAACAGAAGCGGCTGAATTTATTCGCGCCGTGTACCGCCTCGAACCCAAACTGTTTCAGAGCCTTTTCGACGCTAGGGACACGGGGGACGCTGGCGGCGTGTTTGAAGGAAGCGAGGCCCGTCAGTCCCTCGTCAAAGTAATCGCCGGCAACCTGCCAGAATCCGACTTCAAGACCCTGGCCGATGACGCTTCAACGGATCTGATTCCTACGATCGATTGGCTGGAAGATGCCTCACGACTGATGCCAGGATTAGAGAGCAATGTGGGAGCTTGGGCGTGGCTGAGGGCTTACCCAGTCCAGTTTGCCTCACTGGGCCATATGATGAGTCTCGCAGACCTCGAGAGGCTGATCGACTGGCGCTGCATCAAGATCAATCTGCCAATGCTATCGCTGATATGCGCGAAGTCAGAAGCTGGACGGGATTCTAAAGAGGCCAAATCTGATCCTGCAGATGTGGGCATCGTGTCTCTGCGTAGACTGCAGGCTTTGGGCATCAATGGGCTCGGTGATTATCTGCTATCTCACGCCGATGAGCTCGCCAAAGCGCTTCTGGATCAGTCTGCTGTCCTGGATGAATCAAGCGAATCATTGGCGAGCTTACTGGCAGAGCTGGATTCGAATGATGACCTGGCAGACAGACTCTTTGATCATACGACATGCGACCTACAGGCACTCACTGATGCCCCGAAGCACCTGTGGGGAAAGGCACTTGAGTCTGATCGTCTGGCTGCCAAAGCAGAGGCTGTATGGATTTATTACGACAAAATCATTGCACGAGACGGCCACGATTCGGGTGATGAAAGTGGAGCGGAATCCGCAACGCTATTCACGGGCTTCATCGCGCGGAACGCATCGTCTCTCAAGAGCAAGCTGTGGCAGTCAACAAGCGCAGATTGGACGCTGCAGCAGTATCTTCTGAACTCCATCAACATCAGTAATGACGTGCTCAAGGTATTGCTCGATGGAGTCGTGCTCCAAGATCTATCAATGATCAAAGCGGTCTTACCTGCGGGGCGCTGGGTCATGCTGGTGACCTCATCATTCCTTCCATACAGCTCTGAGGTCAGGGACATCGTATTGAGTACTTGCCCACACCTCGAAGGCCACTACCTGGCTGAGCGGTGGGATCTAGCGAAGGCAGAGATCGATATCGGCTCGCTCCAACTCGACTCGATGCTCACGCTGAGCAGAAGCAAAGCGTTACCACTCACACAGAAAATTCAGATGTGGTCAGGGCTTAGCTTGGAGACGATTGAAAGCAAACCCGAAGCGGTTCCTGAGCTCGGCCGTGTATCTACGCTAGCCAACCAAGCTGGCGAAAAGTTTGCTGATTCGCTGACGCCTGTGCTGCGACATCTGGTTCGCAACGCAAGCCTCACCCCGGAGCATCGCTCTGAAATGCTGACACAGTGTCTTCCAGGGATGAAGTGGCCGGACGTTTCAGCAGCTCTGGCGTTGCTCGACGATGAGGACTTTAAAACCGTGAGTTCGAAGGTCAAGAAGATCAAGATAAGAAACACTGAGTCAAACCAGAGGTTGGTTGGCGCGATGAAATCTGAGGGGTACCTGGCAACGGTGACACCAGAGGACGACGTCATCATCGCAACTACCAGGCCTTCATCCATGACATCTGAGAACGGATGGCTCTAG
- a CDS encoding phospholipase D family protein, which produces MELILLPKNSENLSLDGIYHRALSRSKELYIVSAYLTEWGIRESLGDQCESFLFIVGKDFGITRKSACRAVMEWLPADRHQEFMVAESINGFHPKAMFWREHDGKCYALLGSSNLTKAAFSTNFEANGFACISDEQFQLASEWIERVFEVSVTLNETWLDRYQEARQPANAGGSKADDPKETQEAYHLPLPAIRKLKGYKPYLTRRRDQMKAFRRNKTNLVSLIRSTSKARIWNQTRIDDFYNNLCALWYMGEQGSRFQGKGWERTGRNSDFREFSKSLIRVLDAPFAGRDRVVIQEVNRLTSIGLTTRGALFSEMLCQFFPKHYYVLNRPIRGWFEGLDITFPRGLSKGERYVDCARLLRAALKRADGYPAANLAELDCIIWFASTLDG; this is translated from the coding sequence ATGGAACTGATTCTGCTTCCGAAAAACTCCGAGAATCTCAGCCTCGATGGAATTTACCACCGCGCACTGAGCCGCTCGAAAGAGCTATACATCGTAAGTGCTTACCTTACTGAGTGGGGTATTAGAGAGTCGCTTGGCGACCAATGTGAGTCTTTCCTTTTCATCGTCGGAAAAGATTTTGGCATCACCCGCAAGAGCGCCTGTCGGGCCGTCATGGAATGGCTCCCAGCCGACCGCCATCAAGAGTTCATGGTAGCGGAGTCGATCAATGGCTTTCATCCGAAGGCAATGTTCTGGCGTGAGCACGATGGAAAGTGCTACGCGCTGCTTGGATCCTCCAACTTGACCAAGGCAGCATTCTCCACGAACTTCGAGGCCAACGGTTTCGCCTGCATATCTGACGAGCAGTTTCAACTGGCGTCTGAGTGGATCGAAAGAGTTTTCGAAGTGAGCGTGACCCTGAATGAAACTTGGCTTGATAGGTATCAGGAGGCTCGCCAACCTGCGAACGCGGGTGGCTCGAAAGCGGATGACCCCAAAGAAACCCAAGAGGCATATCACCTGCCACTGCCGGCAATACGCAAGCTCAAAGGTTATAAGCCGTACCTCACTCGGCGGCGCGACCAGATGAAAGCTTTTAGAAGGAATAAGACCAATTTGGTGTCGCTGATTCGTAGTACAAGCAAGGCCAGGATCTGGAACCAGACTCGAATTGATGATTTCTACAACAACCTCTGTGCATTGTGGTACATGGGGGAACAGGGAAGTCGCTTTCAAGGCAAAGGGTGGGAGCGTACGGGTCGTAATAGCGACTTTCGCGAATTCTCAAAAAGCCTTATTCGGGTGCTCGACGCCCCGTTCGCAGGTCGTGACCGAGTAGTGATTCAGGAGGTAAATCGCCTCACGTCAATAGGATTGACAACTAGAGGCGCGTTGTTCTCCGAGATGCTCTGTCAGTTTTTCCCGAAACACTACTACGTATTAAATCGCCCAATACGAGGCTGGTTTGAAGGTCTGGACATTACGTTCCCAAGAGGTCTCAGCAAGGGAGAGCGCTACGTCGATTGTGCTCGTCTTCTCCGTGCGGCTCTGAAGCGGGCAGATGGCTACCCAGCAGCAAATCTGGCCGAGCTCGATTGCATCATCTGGTTCGCTAGCACCCTGGATGGTTGA
- a CDS encoding MbcA/ParS/Xre antitoxin family protein, whose translation MSTLSPDQQARYLEVLDAVKRLYGGDIDAAMHWMSRPVKAFGGKAPAAMVTTRLETDTVIQFIRRLEHGFVA comes from the coding sequence ATGAGCACTTTGTCCCCCGATCAACAAGCCCGTTATTTGGAAGTGCTCGACGCCGTGAAGCGCTTGTATGGCGGCGATATCGACGCAGCCATGCACTGGATGTCACGTCCGGTAAAAGCATTTGGTGGCAAAGCTCCTGCCGCTATGGTCACGACCAGGCTGGAGACGGACACGGTTATCCAGTTTATCAGGCGATTGGAGCATGGGTTTGTTGCATGA
- a CDS encoding site-specific integrase → MNMQVAPFLRLSAPLVELIPTVRDGRKQFRLLCTDPLQAAFFDNFVRGLAKELKYKTVKTYCYALKVFLNYIQVITSISGGLTPVALLDALENYESFLTFGTLSDIETVRKVARVIGDRNIGGGSIPVHLAAVNRFITASEYFRDGFLELESKGYIVSTSMSGFSLQQVVSMESPQKVRQAVKANSWLAGCIAGGAKKIRRKGLKPASRPSELAYTDEFGGDEKAFPIDKCKELIDRAPSLRDKVLWSLLAATGCRISEAQTMLEKDVQIRINNPTMNHVLIVDPATRREELIRFLSEHEINQLPHKGRASSKTFMIEPFASMFWIALAEYKVEEFTKQQRRPFPVRHPFLFRKLDSGEPMCDSYQTLYERFSKVAFEVTGRNYGFHSLRHMYGYYLVNHCPNPYSDGRQFGIDITRVKEFMGHVKISTTKKYARQDATMLESMLSAINLAKLHGGIKTVRQAQIAHLEHEIKRLKLEIAADI, encoded by the coding sequence ATGAATATGCAAGTGGCGCCATTTCTTCGATTGTCAGCTCCATTGGTCGAGCTTATTCCTACCGTTCGTGACGGTCGTAAGCAGTTCAGATTGCTGTGTACTGATCCTCTTCAGGCCGCTTTTTTTGACAATTTCGTGCGCGGCTTGGCGAAAGAACTAAAATATAAAACCGTTAAAACGTATTGCTATGCGCTTAAAGTTTTTCTCAATTATATCCAAGTAATCACAAGCATTTCAGGTGGTTTGACTCCAGTAGCCTTACTTGATGCTCTCGAAAACTATGAGAGTTTTTTAACCTTTGGCACACTGAGTGACATAGAAACGGTGAGGAAGGTCGCGCGTGTGATCGGGGATCGGAACATTGGAGGAGGTTCTATTCCCGTTCACCTGGCGGCGGTCAATAGATTTATTACTGCAAGTGAATATTTTCGTGATGGTTTTCTGGAACTCGAAAGCAAAGGCTATATTGTATCTACGTCGATGTCGGGCTTTTCCCTGCAGCAAGTAGTATCGATGGAGTCTCCGCAGAAAGTACGCCAAGCGGTTAAAGCCAATAGCTGGTTGGCTGGATGCATTGCCGGTGGGGCTAAGAAAATCCGGCGCAAAGGGTTAAAACCAGCCTCGCGTCCATCAGAGCTCGCTTATACAGACGAATTTGGAGGTGATGAAAAGGCATTTCCGATCGATAAGTGTAAAGAACTAATCGATAGAGCTCCGTCCTTGCGAGATAAAGTGCTTTGGAGTCTACTAGCCGCCACTGGCTGCCGGATCTCGGAAGCACAAACGATGCTTGAAAAGGATGTTCAGATTAGGATTAACAATCCCACTATGAATCATGTGCTTATTGTCGACCCTGCCACCCGTAGGGAAGAGTTGATCCGTTTTTTAAGCGAGCATGAAATCAATCAGCTTCCGCATAAGGGAAGAGCAAGTTCTAAGACATTTATGATTGAACCGTTCGCAAGCATGTTTTGGATTGCTTTGGCTGAGTATAAGGTCGAGGAGTTTACAAAACAGCAGCGAAGACCATTCCCTGTCAGGCATCCTTTTTTATTCAGAAAGTTGGATTCGGGGGAGCCAATGTGTGACTCCTACCAAACGCTGTACGAGCGCTTTTCAAAGGTCGCGTTTGAAGTTACGGGTCGTAACTATGGCTTTCACAGTCTTCGTCATATGTATGGATATTATTTAGTCAACCATTGCCCAAACCCTTACTCCGATGGTCGCCAGTTCGGCATCGATATCACTCGTGTAAAGGAGTTCATGGGGCATGTAAAAATTTCTACTACGAAAAAATATGCACGCCAGGACGCCACGATGTTGGAGTCGATGCTATCCGCTATCAATTTGGCAAAACTGCACGGTGGAATAAAAACTGTACGTCAAGCACAAATTGCTCACCTTGAACACGAAATTAAACGTTTGAAATTGGAAATTGCGGCGGACATCTGA